One part of the Candidatus Methylomirabilota bacterium genome encodes these proteins:
- a CDS encoding lipopolysaccharide assembly protein LapA domain-containing protein, with protein MRRHDGDGSDGQDERPGPDEEGRRRGVSVAQVLAVIAVILLIIFAIANSRRVDVNFLFFTARARVVTVIVLSAILGFIIGYYVGRPGRADRRLLRDFRQRKD; from the coding sequence ATGAGGAGGCACGACGGGGACGGATCCGACGGGCAGGACGAACGGCCCGGCCCCGACGAGGAAGGTCGTCGGCGCGGGGTCAGCGTGGCCCAAGTGTTGGCGGTCATCGCAGTGATCCTGCTGATCATCTTCGCCATCGCCAACTCGCGGCGGGTCGACGTGAACTTCCTCTTCTTCACCGCTCGAGCGCGCGTCGTCACGGTGATCGTGCTCTCGGCCATCCTCGGCTTCATCATCGGCTACTACGTGGGCCGGCCGGGCCGGGCCGACCGCAGGCTCCTGCGCGACTTCCGGCAGCGGAAGGACTAA
- a CDS encoding phosphatase PAP2 family protein — translation MAAGAIVLYIIRRVVNRTVRVAWLAGAALATGLLASTELGDRVDVGLFRAVNRGRGPGADRFFRGITELGSIWASIGAAGVLAARGRRRAAARGLGAASAAWLAGQGLKRLFDRPRPYVADPDGVRLLAQPPRATSWPSSHPAVLLAFVTVAGRDLELSLVARTALRGLAAAVGISRTYVGVHYPADVVGGLLLGQAVADAMSQDAR, via the coding sequence GTGGCGGCCGGCGCGATCGTCCTATATATCATCCGCCGCGTGGTGAACCGGACCGTACGCGTCGCCTGGCTCGCCGGGGCAGCCCTGGCCACCGGCCTCCTCGCGTCGACCGAGCTCGGGGACCGAGTCGACGTCGGGCTGTTCCGGGCGGTGAATCGGGGGCGCGGACCGGGCGCCGATCGCTTCTTCCGGGGGATCACCGAGCTCGGCTCGATCTGGGCCTCGATCGGCGCGGCCGGGGTGCTGGCGGCGAGGGGTCGACGGCGAGCCGCGGCCCGCGGGCTCGGCGCCGCCTCCGCCGCATGGCTCGCCGGACAGGGGCTGAAGCGCCTGTTCGACCGGCCCCGGCCGTACGTTGCCGACCCGGACGGCGTCCGGCTGCTTGCCCAACCACCGCGGGCAACGTCGTGGCCGAGCAGCCATCCCGCCGTCCTGCTCGCGTTCGTCACGGTCGCCGGACGGGACCTCGAGCTCTCCCTCGTCGCCCGGACGGCGCTGCGGGGCCTGGCCGCCGCGGTCGGGATCTCGCGTACCTACGTGGGTGTGCATTACCCGGCCGACGTCGTCGGGGGGCTGCTCCTCGGCCAGGCCGTGGCCGACGCGATGTCGCAGGACGCTCGATAG